One Littorina saxatilis isolate snail1 linkage group LG12, US_GU_Lsax_2.0, whole genome shotgun sequence genomic region harbors:
- the LOC138982757 gene encoding uncharacterized protein, producing MAVFSLFLLFTLVSQLTPCSCGVDTVWMNTTLSQHFSQPRHHVANPGYKQQTMTFIRDEFRALGLETHIHTFPTLLGNVTGVNVIGVLKGRHFNTPSDRIVGIGAHYDTMRNTPGVNDNGAAVVVMLQAARELSPHPVRNYTLFFVAFDFEEWESSSNIRVACGHISCGSKSLVKQWMENFWSVPLGWRGMFIMDTIMNFDNSRSSQHFPRVFEQVFRSQAQSINSDGGRGDFLMVAGRKQDKMLQQAFHAAWTNSGQPQFELESFTVPAMTAHFEAFLRSDHVAFWEVQMSAVFISDTADYRSYMSACYHQACDRMDKVTPSMLDFAAKTCRTLISVLDKMAPVVDATSASDGQRSSGILSVCLAILALVLCHFQTR from the exons ATGGCAGTCTTTTCGCTGTTCTTGCTTTTTACTCTTG TATCTCAACTGACGCCATGTTCGTGCGGTGTCGACACGGTGTGGATGAACACGACGCTGAGTCAGCACTTCTCCCAGCCCCGCCATCACGTGGCCAACCCTGGGTACAAGCAGCAGACGATGACGTTCATACGGGACGAGTTCCGGGCCCTGGGGCTGGAGACACACATCCACACCTTTCCTACACTGCTGGGCAAC GTGACCGGTGTGAACGTGATCGGCGTGCTGAAGGGTCGTCACTTCAACACTCCCAGCGACAGGATCGTAGGCATCGGGGCTCACTACGACACCATGAGGAACACCCCgg GTGTTAACGACAACGGGGCGGCGGTGGTTGTGATGCTGCAGGCAGCACGGGAGCTGTCTCCTCATCCCGTCAGGAATTACACGCTGTTCTTCGTCGCCTTTGACTTTGAGGAGTGGGAATCATCCA GCAACATTCGTGTGGCTTGCGGCCACATCTCGTGTGGCAGCAAGAGTCTGGTGAAGCAATGGATGGAGAACTTCTGGAGCGTTCCGCTGGGCTGGCGAGGCATGTTTATCATGGACACAATCATGAACTTTGACAACAGCAGATCCTCCCAGCATTTCCCGCGTGTTTTTGAGCAG GTGTTCCGCTCTCAGGCGCAGAGCATCAATTCAGACGGAGGTCGCGGTGACTTCCTGATGGTGGCAGGCCGTAAGCAGGACAAGATGCTGCAGCAGGCTTTCCACGCCGCATGGACCAACTCCGGCCAGCCTCAGTTTGAG TTGGAGTCGTTCACCGTGCCAGCAATGACAGCTCACTTCGAAGCCTTTTTGCGCAGTGACCATGTTGCCTTCTGGGAGGTGCAAATGAGTGCCGTTTTCATCTCAGATACAG CGGACTACCGGAGCTACATGAGTGCCTGCTACCACCAAGCGTGTGATCGCATGGACAAAGTGACGCCCAGCATGCTCGACTTTGCCGCCAAGACCTGCCGCACCCTCATCTCCGTGCTTGACAAAATGGCGCCCGTTGTTGACGCCACTTCCGCTTCCg ATGGGCAGCGGTCCAGTGGAAtcctgtcagtgtgtctggCAATTCTGGCACTTGTGTTGTGTCACTTCCAGACACGTTAA